A window from Pseudomonas sp. MRSN 12121 encodes these proteins:
- a CDS encoding efflux transporter outer membrane subunit has translation MTDCSPRHFPQCLALARGSRLLSLGLSLTLLSACAIGPDYQRPQVAEPEHYKEAAGWRQANPSDALARGAWWELYGDAQLNGLVDKLNSANQSVAQAEAQYRQAQALARSARGALFPTVDLSAGKTRASQGTGSSNSALSSSSSGIRDTYNTQLGVSWEADVWGKLRRSLEANEASAEASFADLAAMRLSQQSELVQNYLQLRVMDQQKRLLEATVAAYQRSLTMTENQYRAGVAGRDAVAQARTQLKSTQADLIDLIWQRAQLENAIAVLIGLPPAEFSLAETQDIPTLPQVPLGLPSQLLERRPDIASAERSVISANANIGVAKAAYYPDLTLSLAGGYSSSTYADWISLPNRFWSVGPKLAMTLFDGGQRSAEVDRTEAVYDQTVAKYRQTVLDGFREVENYLVQLKVLADEAVVRQEALDAARDSQRLTENQYKAGLVAYLDVVTVQATALSNERSVLTLLQSQLVTSVQLIAALGGGWDGQLQASANP, from the coding sequence ATGACTGACTGTTCGCCTCGCCACTTTCCCCAGTGCCTGGCCCTGGCCCGCGGTTCGCGGCTGCTGAGCCTGGGCTTGAGCCTGACGCTGCTCAGTGCCTGCGCCATCGGCCCGGACTACCAGCGCCCGCAGGTCGCGGAACCTGAGCATTACAAGGAAGCCGCGGGCTGGCGCCAGGCCAACCCCAGCGATGCCCTGGCGCGTGGCGCCTGGTGGGAGCTGTACGGCGATGCCCAGCTCAACGGCCTGGTCGACAAGCTCAACAGCGCCAACCAGAGCGTGGCCCAGGCCGAGGCGCAGTACCGCCAGGCCCAGGCTCTGGCGCGCAGCGCCCGTGGTGCGTTGTTCCCCACGGTCGACCTGAGCGCCGGCAAGACCCGCGCCAGCCAGGGCACCGGCAGCAGCAATTCGGCGTTGAGCAGCTCGTCCAGCGGTATCCGCGACACCTACAACACCCAGCTCGGCGTGAGCTGGGAGGCCGATGTCTGGGGCAAGCTGCGCCGCAGCCTGGAAGCCAACGAGGCCAGCGCCGAGGCCAGCTTCGCCGACCTGGCGGCGATGCGCCTGAGCCAGCAGTCCGAGTTGGTGCAGAACTACCTGCAACTGCGGGTGATGGACCAGCAGAAGCGCCTGCTCGAAGCCACGGTGGCGGCTTACCAGCGTTCGTTGACCATGACCGAGAACCAGTACCGCGCCGGTGTCGCCGGCCGGGATGCCGTCGCCCAGGCGCGGACCCAGCTGAAAAGCACCCAGGCCGACCTGATCGACCTGATCTGGCAGCGCGCCCAGCTGGAAAACGCCATCGCGGTGCTGATCGGCCTGCCACCGGCCGAGTTCAGCCTGGCCGAGACCCAGGACATCCCGACCTTGCCCCAGGTGCCGCTGGGCTTGCCGTCGCAGTTGCTGGAACGGCGTCCGGACATCGCTTCGGCCGAACGTTCGGTGATCTCCGCCAATGCCAATATCGGCGTGGCCAAGGCCGCCTATTACCCGGACCTGACCCTGAGCCTGGCGGGCGGCTACAGCAGCAGTACCTACGCCGACTGGATCAGCCTGCCGAACCGTTTCTGGTCGGTGGGGCCGAAACTGGCCATGACCCTGTTCGACGGTGGCCAGCGCTCGGCGGAGGTCGATCGCACCGAGGCGGTCTATGACCAGACCGTAGCCAAGTACCGCCAGACCGTGCTCGACGGTTTCCGCGAGGTGGAAAACTACCTGGTGCAGCTCAAGGTCCTGGCCGACGAGGCCGTGGTCCGCCAGGAAGCGCTGGACGCCGCGCGCGATTCCCAGCGCCTGACCGAGAACCAGTACAAGGCCGGGCTGGTGGCCTACCTGGACGTGGTGACAGTGCAGGCCACGGCGTTGAGCAACGAACGCAGCGTGCTGACCCTATTGCAGAGCCAGCTGGTGACCAGCGTCCAACTGATCGCCGCCCTCGGCGGCGGCTGGGACGGCCAGCTCCAGGCCAGCGCCAACCCCTAG
- a CDS encoding efflux RND transporter permease subunit produces the protein MNLSGPFIRRPVATMLLSLAIMLLGGVSFGLLPVAPLPQMDFPVIVVQASLPGASPEVMASTVATPLERSFGAIAGVNTMSSRSSQGSTRVILQFDLDRDINGAAREVQAAINASRNLLPSGMRSMPTYKKVNPSQAPIMVLSLTSDVLEKGQLYDLASTILSQSLSQVAGVGEVQIGGSSLPAVRIELEPQLLNQYGVALDDVRKTIAEANVRRPKGSVENSEQLWQVQANDQLEKAKDYEPLIIHYKDGAALRLKDVARVSDGVEDRYNSGFFNDDAAVLLVINRQAGANIIETVNEIKAQLPALQAVLPASVKLNLAMDRSPVIKATLHEAEMTLLIAVALVILVVYLFLGNFRASLIPTLAVPVSLVGTFAVMYLYGFSLNNLSLMALILATGLVVDDAIVVLENISRHIDEGVPPLKAAYLGAKEVGFTLLSMNVSLVAVFLSILFMGGIIESLFREFSITLAAAIVVSLVVSLTLTPMLCARWLKPHVPGRENRLQRWSQRTNDWMVGKYASSLDWVLRHKRLTLLSLLLTIGVNVALYVVVPKTFMPQQDTGQLIGFVRGDDGLSFSVMQPKMEIFRREVLKDPAVESVAGFIGGSNGTNNAFMLVRLKPIKERNISAQKVIERLRKEMPKVAGAQLMLMADQDLQFGGGREQTTSQYSYIIQSGDLGALREWYPKVVTALRALPELTAIDAREGRGAQQVTLVVDRDQAKRLGIDMNMVTAVLNNAYSQRQISTIYDSLNQYQVVMEVNPKYARDPVTLNQVQVITADGARVPLSTIAHYENSLENDRVSHEGQFASESVSFDMAEGVTVEQGTAAIERALAKLGIPEELIIKMAGTADAFAATQKSQPFMILGALLAVYLVLGVLYESYIHPLTILSTLPSAGVGALLSIYVLGGEFSLISLLGLFLLIGVVKKNAILMIDLALQLERHQGMGPLESIRSACLLRLRPILMTTLAAILGALPLLLGSAEGAEMRQPLGLTIIGGLVFSQILTLYTTPVVYLYLDRLRHAFNRWRGVRTDAALETPL, from the coding sequence ATGAACCTGTCCGGCCCCTTTATCCGCCGGCCGGTGGCGACCATGTTGCTGAGCCTGGCGATCATGCTGCTGGGCGGCGTCAGCTTCGGTTTGCTGCCGGTGGCGCCGCTGCCGCAGATGGACTTCCCGGTGATCGTGGTCCAGGCCAGCCTGCCGGGGGCCAGCCCCGAGGTCATGGCGTCCACCGTGGCCACGCCCCTGGAACGCTCGTTCGGCGCGATCGCCGGGGTCAACACCATGAGCAGCCGCTCCAGCCAGGGCTCGACCCGGGTCATCCTGCAGTTCGACCTGGACCGCGATATCAACGGTGCGGCGCGGGAAGTGCAGGCGGCCATCAACGCGTCGCGCAACCTGCTGCCCAGCGGCATGCGCAGCATGCCCACCTACAAGAAGGTCAACCCGTCGCAGGCGCCGATCATGGTGCTGTCGCTAACCTCCGACGTGCTGGAAAAGGGCCAGTTGTACGACCTGGCCTCGACCATCCTGTCGCAGAGCCTGTCCCAGGTCGCCGGGGTCGGCGAGGTGCAGATCGGCGGCAGCTCGCTGCCGGCGGTGCGCATCGAGCTCGAGCCGCAACTGCTCAACCAGTACGGAGTGGCCCTGGACGATGTTCGCAAGACCATCGCCGAGGCCAACGTGCGCCGGCCCAAGGGCTCAGTGGAGAACAGCGAGCAGCTGTGGCAGGTACAGGCCAACGACCAGTTGGAGAAGGCCAAGGATTACGAGCCGCTGATCATCCACTACAAGGACGGCGCGGCCCTGCGCCTGAAAGACGTGGCCAGGGTCAGCGACGGCGTCGAGGACCGCTACAACAGCGGGTTCTTCAACGACGACGCGGCGGTGCTGCTGGTGATCAACCGCCAGGCCGGGGCCAACATCATCGAGACCGTCAACGAGATCAAAGCGCAGTTGCCGGCGTTGCAGGCGGTGCTGCCGGCCAGCGTCAAGCTCAACCTGGCGATGGACCGCTCGCCGGTGATCAAGGCCACGCTGCACGAGGCCGAGATGACCCTGCTGATCGCCGTGGCCCTGGTGATCCTGGTGGTCTACCTGTTCCTCGGCAATTTCCGCGCCTCGCTGATCCCGACCCTGGCGGTGCCGGTGTCGCTGGTGGGCACGTTCGCGGTGATGTACCTGTATGGGTTTTCCCTGAACAACCTGTCGCTGATGGCGCTGATCCTCGCCACCGGGCTGGTGGTGGACGACGCCATCGTGGTGCTGGAGAACATCTCCCGGCATATCGACGAAGGCGTGCCGCCGCTGAAGGCGGCGTACCTGGGGGCCAAGGAAGTCGGTTTCACCCTGTTGTCGATGAACGTCTCGCTGGTGGCGGTGTTCCTTTCGATCCTGTTCATGGGCGGCATCATCGAAAGCCTGTTCCGCGAATTCTCCATCACCCTGGCGGCGGCCATCGTGGTGTCGCTGGTGGTGTCCCTGACCCTGACCCCGATGCTCTGCGCGCGCTGGCTCAAGCCTCATGTGCCGGGCCGGGAGAACCGCCTGCAGCGCTGGAGCCAGCGCACCAACGACTGGATGGTGGGCAAGTACGCCAGCAGCCTGGACTGGGTGCTGCGCCACAAGCGCCTGACCCTGCTCAGCCTGTTGCTGACCATCGGGGTCAATGTCGCGCTGTATGTGGTGGTGCCCAAGACCTTCATGCCGCAACAGGACACCGGCCAGCTGATCGGTTTCGTGCGCGGCGACGACGGCCTGTCGTTCAGCGTGATGCAGCCGAAGATGGAGATCTTCCGCCGCGAGGTGCTCAAGGACCCGGCGGTGGAAAGCGTGGCCGGCTTCATCGGGGGCAGCAACGGCACCAACAACGCCTTCATGCTGGTGCGCTTGAAACCCATCAAGGAACGCAATATTTCCGCGCAGAAGGTCATCGAGCGCCTGCGCAAGGAAATGCCCAAGGTGGCGGGGGCCCAGCTGATGCTGATGGCCGACCAGGACCTGCAGTTCGGCGGCGGTCGCGAGCAGACCACCTCGCAGTACTCCTACATCATCCAGAGCGGCGACCTGGGGGCCCTGCGCGAGTGGTACCCGAAGGTGGTCACCGCGCTGCGCGCCTTGCCCGAGCTGACCGCCATCGACGCCCGCGAAGGGCGGGGCGCCCAGCAGGTGACCCTGGTGGTCGACCGCGACCAGGCCAAGCGCCTGGGGATCGACATGAACATGGTCACCGCGGTGCTCAACAACGCCTACAGCCAGCGGCAGATCTCGACCATCTACGACAGCCTCAACCAATACCAGGTGGTGATGGAGGTCAACCCCAAGTACGCCCGCGACCCGGTCACCCTCAACCAGGTGCAGGTGATCACCGCCGACGGCGCGCGGGTGCCGCTGTCGACCATCGCCCATTACGAAAACAGCCTGGAAAACGACCGCGTCAGCCACGAAGGCCAGTTCGCCTCGGAGAGCGTGTCCTTCGACATGGCCGAAGGGGTGACGGTGGAGCAGGGCACGGCGGCCATCGAGCGTGCCCTGGCCAAGCTGGGCATACCGGAAGAGCTGATCATCAAGATGGCCGGCACCGCCGACGCCTTCGCCGCGACCCAGAAGAGCCAGCCGTTCATGATCCTCGGCGCGCTGCTGGCGGTGTACCTGGTGCTGGGCGTGCTGTACGAAAGCTATATCCACCCGTTGACCATCCTGTCGACCCTGCCGTCGGCCGGGGTCGGCGCCTTGCTGTCGATCTATGTCCTGGGCGGCGAATTCAGCCTGATCTCGCTGTTGGGGCTGTTCCTGCTGATCGGCGTGGTGAAGAAGAACGCGATCCTGATGATCGACCTGGCGTTGCAACTGGAGCGGCACCAGGGCATGGGCCCGCTGGAGTCGATCCGCAGCGCCTGCCTGCTGCGCCTGCGGCCGATCCTGATGACCACCCTGGCGGCGATCCTCGGCGCCTTGCCGTTGCTGCTGGGCAGCGCCGAAGGCGCGGAAATGCGCCAGCCGCTAGGCCTGACCATCATCGGCGGCCTGGTCTTCAGCCAGATCCTGACCCTTTACACCACCCCGGTGGTCTACCTCTATCTCGATCGCTTGCGCCATGCATTCAACCGCTGGCGTGGGGTTCGTACCGATGCCGCTCTGGAAACGCCGCTATGA
- a CDS encoding MdtB/MuxB family multidrug efflux RND transporter permease subunit, whose product MNLSRLFILRPVATTLSMLAIVLGGLIAYRLLPVSALPQVDYPTIRVMTLYPGASPDVMTSAVTAPLERQFGQMPGLTHMASTSSGGASVLTLRFNLDINMDVAEQQVQAAINAATNLLPTDLPAPPVYNKVNPADTPVLTLAITSKTMLLPKLNDLVDTRMAQKIAQISGVGMVSIAGGQRQAVRIKVNPEALAAAGLNLSDVRSLIGASNVNQPKGNFDGPTRVSMLDANDQLTSPKDYAELILAYKNGAPLRLKDVAEIADGAENERLAAWANENQAVLLNIQRQPGANVIEVVDRIKALLPSITDNLPAGLDVTVLTDRTQTIRASVTDVQHELLIAIALVVMVTFLFLRRASATVIPSIAVPLSLIGTFGVMYLAGFSVNNLTLMALTIATGFVVDDAIVMLENISRFIEEGDSPMQAALKGAKQIGFTLVSLTLSLIAVLIPLLFMADVVGRLFREFAITLAVAILISLVVSLTLTPMMCARLLKREPKEQEQGRFYRASGAWIDWLIESYGRKLQWVLKHQPLTLLVAIGTLALTVFLYMVVPKGFFPVQDTGVIQGISEAPQSVSFAAMSQRQQELAKIILADPAVQSLSSYIGVDGDNATLNSGRLLINLKPHRERDLSAAEVIARIQPQVDRLVGIRLFMQPVQDLTIEDRVSRTQYQFSLSSPDADLLALWSGRLVDALVQRPELIDVASDLQDKGLQVYLVIDRDAAARVGVSVSNITDALYDAFGQRQISTIYTQASQYRVVLQAQAGETIGPQALEQIHVKTTDGGQVRLSSLARVEERQAQLAIAHIGQFPAVMMSFNLAPGVALGQAVEVIEQVQRDIGMPVGVQTQFQGAAQAFQASLSSTLLLILAAVVTMYIVLGVLYESYIHPITILSTLPSAAVGALLALILSGNDLGMIAIIGIILLIGIVKKNAIMMIDFALDAERNQGVPPEQAIYQAALLRFRPILMTTLAALFGAVPLMLATGSGAELRQPLGLVMVGGLLLSQILTLFTTPVIYLYFDRLGRRWRSTPERAEPVEQP is encoded by the coding sequence CCCTGGAGCGCCAGTTCGGGCAGATGCCCGGCCTGACCCATATGGCGTCCACCAGTTCCGGTGGCGCCTCGGTGCTGACCCTGCGCTTCAACCTCGACATCAATATGGATGTCGCCGAGCAGCAGGTGCAGGCCGCGATCAACGCCGCCACCAACCTGCTGCCCACCGATCTGCCGGCACCGCCGGTGTACAACAAGGTCAACCCGGCGGACACCCCGGTGCTGACCCTGGCCATCACCTCCAAGACCATGCTGCTGCCCAAGCTCAACGACCTGGTCGATACCCGCATGGCGCAGAAGATCGCGCAGATCAGCGGCGTGGGCATGGTCAGCATCGCCGGTGGCCAGCGCCAGGCGGTGCGGATCAAGGTCAACCCCGAGGCCCTGGCGGCCGCCGGCCTGAACCTGTCGGACGTGCGCAGCCTGATCGGCGCCTCCAACGTCAACCAGCCCAAGGGCAACTTCGACGGACCGACCCGGGTGTCGATGCTCGACGCCAACGACCAGCTGACCTCGCCCAAGGATTACGCCGAGCTGATCCTGGCCTACAAGAATGGTGCGCCGCTGCGCCTGAAGGACGTCGCCGAGATCGCCGACGGCGCCGAGAACGAGCGCCTGGCGGCCTGGGCCAATGAAAACCAGGCGGTGCTGCTGAACATCCAGCGCCAGCCCGGGGCCAACGTGATCGAAGTGGTGGACCGGATCAAGGCGCTGTTGCCGAGCATCACCGACAACCTGCCGGCCGGCCTCGACGTCACCGTGCTCACCGACCGCACCCAGACCATCCGCGCCTCGGTCACCGACGTGCAGCACGAGCTGCTCATCGCCATCGCCCTGGTGGTGATGGTGACGTTCCTGTTCCTGCGCCGGGCCAGCGCCACGGTGATTCCGTCGATCGCCGTGCCGCTGTCGCTGATCGGCACCTTCGGCGTGATGTACCTGGCGGGGTTCTCGGTCAACAACCTGACCCTGATGGCCCTGACCATCGCCACCGGGTTCGTGGTCGACGACGCCATCGTCATGCTGGAGAACATCTCGCGTTTCATCGAGGAGGGCGACAGCCCGATGCAGGCCGCGCTCAAGGGCGCCAAGCAGATCGGCTTCACCCTGGTGTCGCTGACCCTGTCGCTGATCGCGGTGCTGATCCCGCTGCTGTTCATGGCCGACGTGGTCGGCCGCCTGTTCCGCGAGTTCGCCATCACCCTGGCGGTGGCGATCCTGATTTCCCTGGTGGTGTCCCTGACGCTGACGCCGATGATGTGCGCGCGCCTGCTCAAGCGTGAACCCAAGGAGCAGGAGCAGGGGCGTTTCTACCGCGCCAGCGGCGCCTGGATCGACTGGCTGATCGAAAGCTACGGGCGCAAGTTGCAGTGGGTGCTCAAGCACCAGCCGCTGACCCTGCTGGTGGCCATCGGCACCCTGGCGCTGACCGTGTTCCTTTATATGGTGGTGCCCAAGGGCTTCTTCCCGGTGCAGGACACCGGGGTGATCCAGGGCATTTCCGAGGCGCCGCAGTCGGTGTCCTTCGCCGCCATGAGCCAGCGCCAGCAGGAACTGGCGAAGATCATCCTGGCCGACCCGGCGGTGCAAAGCCTGTCGTCCTATATCGGCGTCGACGGCGACAACGCCACGCTCAACAGCGGCCGGCTGCTGATCAACCTCAAGCCGCATCGCGAGCGCGACCTGAGCGCCGCCGAAGTGATCGCGCGCATCCAGCCGCAGGTTGACAGGCTGGTGGGGATCCGCCTGTTCATGCAGCCGGTGCAGGACCTGACCATCGAAGACCGGGTCAGCCGCACCCAGTACCAGTTCAGCCTGTCGTCGCCGGATGCCGACCTGCTGGCGCTGTGGAGCGGGCGCCTGGTGGATGCCCTGGTGCAGCGCCCGGAACTCATCGACGTCGCCAGCGACCTGCAGGACAAGGGCCTGCAGGTGTACCTGGTGATCGATCGCGACGCCGCCGCGCGGGTCGGTGTGTCGGTGTCGAACATCACCGACGCGCTGTACGACGCCTTCGGCCAGCGGCAGATTTCTACCATCTATACCCAGGCCAGCCAGTATCGCGTGGTGCTGCAGGCCCAGGCCGGCGAGACCATCGGCCCGCAGGCGCTGGAGCAGATCCATGTGAAGACCACCGACGGCGGCCAGGTGCGGCTGTCGAGCCTGGCGCGGGTCGAGGAGCGCCAGGCGCAACTGGCGATCGCCCATATCGGCCAGTTCCCGGCGGTGATGATGTCGTTCAACCTGGCGCCCGGCGTGGCCCTGGGGCAGGCGGTGGAAGTCATCGAGCAGGTGCAGCGCGACATCGGCATGCCGGTGGGCGTGCAGACCCAGTTCCAGGGCGCCGCGCAGGCGTTCCAGGCGTCGCTGTCGAGCACGCTGCTGCTGATCCTGGCGGCGGTGGTGACCATGTACATCGTGCTCGGGGTGCTCTACGAGAGCTACATCCACCCGATCACCATTCTCTCCACCTTGCCCTCGGCGGCGGTGGGGGCCTTGCTGGCGCTGATCCTCAGCGGCAACGACCTGGGCATGATCGCGATCATCGGCATCATCCTGCTGATCGGCATCGTCAAGAAGAACGCGATCATGATGATCGACTTCGCCCTCGACGCCGAACGCAACCAGGGCGTGCCCCCGGAGCAGGCGATCTACCAGGCGGCGCTGCTGCGTTTCCGGCCGATCCTGATGACCACCCTGGCCGCGCTGTTCGGCGCCGTGCCGCTGATGCTGGCTACCGGTTCCGGCGCCGAGCTGCGCCAGCCCCTGGGCCTGGTGATGGTCGGCGGGCTGTTGCTGAGCCAGATCCTGACGCTGTTCACCACCCCGGTGATCTACCTCTACTTCGACCGCCTGGGCCGGCGCTGGCGCTCGACGCCTGAGCGCGCGGAGCCGGTAGAGCAGCCATGA
- a CDS encoding bifunctional diguanylate cyclase/phosphodiesterase: protein MLTGTYSSALVLISLFVAILASYTALDMTGRIATTRGRAAFFWMLGGALAMGIGVWSMHFIGMLAFSLPINLGYDPGITALSLLISVLSCGFALWLVSQPSLPLWQLAFGALIMGAGISAMHYTGMAAMRMQPGIDYDPTLFGASLLIAVGASAAALWIAFRLRHNTPHVRLARCGAAVVMGIAIVGMHYTGMAAARFADGSSCGASVDGLSGKGLDNLVLITTLAVLVIALLTSVLDARLEARTAVLAESLTVANRELTQLALHDTLTGLPNRTLLADRIDQAMQWVTEQGGCFALMFIDLDGFKPVNDAFGHHMGDQLLREVALRLREDLRSQDTLARIGGDEFVLLVQLSEPDDALRLAARQVGLISQAFRVAEHELQISASVGIAVYPGNGLTPQELLMNADAAMYHAKGTGKNGYSFFDASMNSDARRQLQLLQDLRHALEHNEFQLYYQPKFDAANGTPVGAEALLRWEHPQLGLLLPDKFIDLAEKTGLIIPIGEWVLNEACRQMREWYSQGYEGWRIAVNISALQFCHAGLVDSVARALVLHRLPANSLTLEITETTAMSDADASMTVLKQLADMGVDLSIDDFGTGYSSLMYLKRLPANELKIDRGFVRDLEHDSDDAAIVSAIVALGQALGLRIVAEGVETDVQQDFLTQLGCDSLQGYFLGHPQPAARFMQSIHQAERQPL from the coding sequence ATGCTCACCGGTACCTACTCTTCCGCGTTGGTTCTGATTTCCCTGTTCGTGGCGATCCTCGCCTCTTACACCGCCCTCGACATGACCGGCCGCATCGCCACCACCCGTGGCCGCGCGGCGTTTTTCTGGATGCTCGGCGGCGCCCTGGCCATGGGCATCGGCGTGTGGTCGATGCACTTTATCGGCATGCTGGCCTTCAGCCTGCCGATCAACCTGGGCTACGACCCCGGCATCACCGCGCTGTCGCTGCTGATTTCCGTGCTGTCCTGCGGTTTCGCCCTGTGGCTAGTGAGCCAGCCGAGCCTGCCGCTCTGGCAGCTGGCCTTCGGCGCGCTGATCATGGGCGCCGGGATCAGCGCGATGCATTACACCGGCATGGCGGCGATGCGCATGCAGCCGGGCATCGACTACGACCCGACCCTGTTCGGCGCCTCGCTGCTGATCGCCGTCGGGGCTTCGGCCGCGGCGCTGTGGATCGCCTTTCGCCTGCGCCACAACACCCCCCATGTCCGCCTGGCCCGTTGCGGCGCCGCGGTGGTGATGGGCATCGCCATCGTCGGCATGCATTACACCGGCATGGCCGCGGCGCGTTTCGCCGATGGCAGTTCCTGTGGCGCGTCGGTGGATGGCCTGAGCGGCAAGGGCCTGGACAACCTGGTCCTGATCACCACCCTGGCGGTGCTGGTGATCGCCCTGTTGACCTCGGTGCTCGACGCGCGCCTGGAAGCGCGCACCGCGGTGCTGGCCGAATCGCTGACCGTGGCCAATCGCGAGCTCACCCAGCTGGCGCTGCACGACACCCTGACCGGCCTGCCGAACCGCACGCTGCTGGCCGACCGGATCGACCAGGCGATGCAGTGGGTCACGGAGCAGGGCGGCTGTTTCGCGCTGATGTTCATCGACCTCGATGGCTTCAAGCCGGTCAACGATGCCTTCGGCCATCACATGGGCGACCAGTTGCTGCGCGAGGTGGCGCTGCGCCTGCGCGAAGACTTGCGCAGCCAGGACACCCTGGCGCGGATCGGCGGCGACGAGTTCGTGCTGCTGGTGCAATTGAGCGAGCCGGACGACGCCCTGCGCCTGGCCGCACGCCAGGTCGGCCTGATTTCCCAGGCGTTCCGGGTTGCCGAGCATGAGTTGCAGATTTCCGCCAGCGTCGGTATCGCGGTGTACCCGGGCAACGGCCTGACGCCCCAGGAACTGCTGATGAACGCCGATGCGGCGATGTATCACGCCAAGGGCACCGGCAAGAACGGCTACAGCTTCTTCGACGCCTCGATGAACAGCGATGCGCGCCGTCAGCTGCAACTGTTGCAGGACCTGCGCCACGCCCTCGAACACAACGAATTCCAGCTGTACTACCAGCCCAAGTTTGATGCCGCCAACGGCACGCCGGTGGGGGCCGAGGCCCTGTTGCGCTGGGAGCACCCGCAATTGGGGTTGCTGCTGCCGGACAAGTTCATCGACCTGGCGGAGAAGACCGGCCTGATCATCCCCATCGGCGAGTGGGTCCTCAACGAGGCCTGCCGGCAGATGCGCGAGTGGTACAGCCAGGGTTATGAAGGCTGGCGGATCGCGGTCAACATTTCCGCCTTGCAGTTCTGCCATGCCGGGCTGGTCGACAGCGTGGCCCGGGCGCTGGTCCTGCACCGCTTGCCGGCCAACAGCCTGACCCTGGAAATCACCGAAACCACGGCCATGAGCGATGCCGACGCGAGCATGACCGTGCTCAAGCAACTGGCGGACATGGGCGTGGACCTGTCCATCGACGATTTCGGCACCGGCTATTCGAGCCTGATGTACCTCAAGCGCCTGCCGGCCAACGAACTGAAGATCGACCGCGGCTTCGTCCGCGACCTGGAGCACGACAGCGACGACGCGGCGATCGTTTCGGCCATCGTCGCCCTGGGCCAGGCGCTGGGCCTGCGCATCGTCGCCGAAGGGGTGGAGACCGACGTGCAACAGGACTTCCTCACCCAGTTGGGCTGCGATTCGCTGCAAGGCTACTTCCTCGGCCACCCGCAGCCGGCCGCGCGTTTCATGCAAAGCATCCACCAGGCCGAACGCCAGCCCCTGTAA
- a CDS encoding SDR family oxidoreductase — MDKVILITGGGRGIGAATALLAAQRGYRICINYQADEQAAFQVLAQVRALGAEAIAVRADVSIEDEVIALYQRVDAELGRVTALVNNAGTVGQKSRLDEMSEFRILKIMKTNVLGPILCAKHAVLRMSPRHGGQGGSIVNVSSVAARLGSPGEYVDYAASKGALDTFTIGLSKEVAGEGIRVNGVRPGYIYTDFHALSGDADRVSKLESAIPMGRGGRPDEVAEAIIWLLSDKASYSTGTFIDLGGGR; from the coding sequence ATGGACAAGGTCATTCTCATCACCGGCGGCGGTCGCGGGATCGGCGCGGCTACCGCGCTGCTGGCGGCACAACGGGGCTACCGCATCTGCATCAATTACCAGGCCGACGAGCAGGCCGCCTTCCAGGTGCTGGCGCAGGTCCGTGCACTGGGCGCCGAGGCGATTGCCGTGCGCGCCGACGTCAGCATCGAGGACGAGGTGATCGCCCTCTACCAGCGGGTCGATGCCGAACTGGGCCGGGTCACCGCACTGGTGAACAACGCCGGGACCGTCGGGCAGAAGTCGCGGCTCGATGAGATGTCCGAATTCCGCATTCTCAAGATCATGAAGACCAATGTGCTCGGGCCGATCCTCTGCGCCAAGCACGCGGTGCTGCGCATGTCGCCACGGCATGGCGGGCAGGGCGGCAGCATCGTCAACGTATCGTCGGTCGCCGCACGCCTGGGCTCGCCCGGCGAATACGTCGACTACGCCGCCTCCAAAGGCGCGCTGGACACCTTCACCATCGGCCTGTCCAAGGAAGTCGCCGGCGAGGGCATCCGGGTCAATGGTGTACGGCCGGGCTACATCTATACCGACTTCCATGCCCTGAGCGGCGATGCCGACCGCGTCAGCAAACTGGAATCCGCGATCCCCATGGGCCGCGGCGGCCGCCCCGACGAAGTGGCGGAGGCGATCATCTGGCTGCTCTCGGACAAGGCCTCGTATTCCACCGGCACCTTCATCGACCTCGGCGGCGGCCGCTAA